One Natronococcus sp. CG52 DNA window includes the following coding sequences:
- a CDS encoding SDR family oxidoreductase — translation MDLQLDGNSALVTASSSGLGKASARALAQEGANVVMNGRDEDRLQKAVEDVRADATGEVIGHSGDLTEPDDITALVDRTVDEFEGLDHLVTSAGGPPSGPFLEKSDEDWYDAFDLLVMSVVRLVRGASGPLEDGGGTVVNITSGSVKEAIDGLVLSNSVRMSVIGLEKTLSKELAPEVRANAVLPGIHETPRIREIIEQEIDRGEYDSYEEGLADRSSGIPNESIGDPMDLGRTVAFLSSPQSSYINGETITLDGGAGASNL, via the coding sequence ATGGATTTACAACTGGACGGGAATTCAGCGCTCGTAACCGCTTCTAGCAGTGGTCTCGGCAAGGCATCTGCTCGTGCACTCGCACAAGAAGGAGCGAACGTCGTAATGAACGGTCGAGACGAAGATCGACTTCAAAAGGCGGTCGAAGACGTTCGCGCAGACGCCACGGGCGAGGTCATCGGCCACTCCGGTGATCTAACCGAGCCCGATGACATCACGGCGTTAGTAGATCGAACCGTCGACGAGTTCGAAGGACTCGACCATCTCGTGACGAGCGCAGGTGGCCCGCCAAGTGGACCGTTTCTCGAAAAGAGCGACGAAGACTGGTACGATGCGTTCGATTTACTGGTGATGAGCGTCGTTCGACTCGTTCGTGGAGCAAGCGGCCCCCTTGAGGACGGTGGTGGAACGGTCGTCAATATCACCTCGGGCAGCGTCAAAGAGGCGATCGACGGCCTTGTTCTTTCGAATTCCGTTCGGATGAGCGTTATCGGACTCGAAAAGACGCTTTCAAAAGAACTCGCCCCGGAAGTTCGTGCGAATGCCGTCCTCCCTGGGATTCACGAAACGCCACGTATCCGTGAAATCATCGAACAGGAAATCGACCGAGGAGAATACGACTCTTACGAAGAGGGGTTGGCCGATCGGAGTTCCGGTATTCCCAATGAGAGTATCGGCGACCCAATGGACCTCGGACGGACCGTCGCATTTCTCTCGTCACCCCAGTCAAGTTACATAAATGGGGAAACGATTACGCTGGACGGAGGCGCGGGGGCATCGAATTTGTGA
- a CDS encoding iron-containing alcohol dehydrogenase, which translates to MTDSLVSLTGPYSVQSPDQITYGLGAVSELSEYATANGVDSALIVTDENIVNAGVTDPVVDTLEEVNTDVDLFTDAKPEPKLSMVDDAVETLQAGNHELVVGVGGGSALDTAKLTSALADHDVDITDTLGMGNVPGSGRPLALIPTTAGTGSEVTHIGVFSDNDGIKQVVYDKHLFADLAIVDSELTRSLPKPVAAATGLDALTHAIESYTTVPRTPYSDMLAREAIRLVGQNLRQAVHQGANNDEARYNMSLAATIAGQAFVNSGLGAVHALTYPLGVEYKVGHGKANAMLLPHVMEYNVPAEVERFAEIAEILDATAAGSTLERAYASVDAVFTLTEDVGIPTTIGHLGDLDREELESFADIAFEYSQHNIDRNPRDLDRSDVIQIYENAR; encoded by the coding sequence ATGACAGACAGTCTTGTTTCACTAACCGGGCCGTACTCCGTACAGAGCCCCGATCAGATTACGTACGGACTCGGTGCCGTCAGCGAACTATCGGAGTACGCCACCGCCAATGGCGTCGACTCGGCCCTCATCGTTACCGACGAGAACATTGTTAACGCGGGCGTGACCGACCCCGTCGTCGATACTCTCGAGGAAGTGAATACCGATGTTGACCTATTCACAGATGCGAAACCAGAACCAAAGCTGTCGATGGTTGACGACGCCGTCGAAACGCTTCAGGCCGGCAATCACGAACTGGTGGTCGGTGTCGGTGGTGGCAGCGCACTCGATACGGCAAAACTCACATCCGCGCTCGCCGATCACGACGTCGACATCACAGATACGCTCGGAATGGGAAACGTCCCAGGGTCTGGTCGACCGCTTGCGCTTATCCCTACGACTGCGGGAACCGGGAGTGAGGTAACTCATATCGGTGTGTTCTCCGATAACGATGGTATCAAACAGGTGGTCTACGATAAACACCTGTTCGCCGATCTCGCTATCGTAGATTCGGAGTTAACTCGTTCGCTCCCGAAACCAGTCGCAGCGGCGACCGGATTAGATGCGCTCACCCACGCAATCGAAAGCTACACCACGGTGCCGAGAACGCCCTACTCCGATATGCTCGCACGCGAAGCGATCAGGCTGGTTGGTCAGAATCTCAGACAAGCAGTGCACCAAGGAGCGAACAACGACGAAGCACGATACAACATGAGTCTGGCGGCGACGATCGCTGGACAGGCGTTTGTCAATTCCGGACTCGGTGCCGTCCATGCGCTCACATACCCGCTCGGCGTCGAATATAAGGTGGGCCACGGAAAGGCAAACGCGATGTTGCTTCCGCACGTAATGGAGTATAACGTGCCGGCCGAAGTCGAACGGTTCGCCGAAATCGCCGAGATCCTCGATGCTACCGCTGCTGGCTCGACGCTGGAGCGGGCGTACGCGAGCGTCGACGCAGTGTTCACACTAACTGAAGACGTCGGCATTCCGACGACGATCGGACACCTCGGTGACCTCGACCGCGAGGAACTGGAGTCGTTTGCCGACATCGCTTTCGAATACTCGCAGCACAATATCGATCGCAATCCGCGAGATCTCGACCGATCGGACGTTATCCAGATCTACGAAAATGCACGGTGA
- a CDS encoding IS1595 family transposase: MIPLDVFGSESVAADLLQQVRWRDGVTCPRCRSDLTVRNGSYGHFQRYLCKDCDRTFNDKTGTIFAHSKIALRRWLFSIYAFLRFNTSLRQLQCEIEVTHKTIHRRIERFARALDAPSLDLVGPVEIDEVYVSAGKKGRERDQESRSRGLSTRGRGTYDGDKPPVFILADRGTGQRYVIPAKAADESTIRLLLAVRQEESLTVYTDGFRAYEPLEEDDAFTREYVVHSDSEYADEEVHVNTCESHASLTRRWLSPHRGISKNKLTQYLRAFQLRQELYRKPGRDALKHAIQATL, encoded by the coding sequence ATGATTCCGCTAGATGTATTTGGGTCGGAATCGGTCGCAGCGGACCTGCTCCAACAGGTTCGCTGGCGTGACGGTGTTACCTGTCCTCGCTGCCGTTCTGACCTCACGGTCAGAAACGGCAGCTATGGGCACTTTCAGCGGTATCTCTGTAAGGATTGCGACCGCACATTCAACGATAAGACGGGCACGATTTTTGCTCACTCGAAGATTGCGCTCCGCCGGTGGTTGTTCTCGATCTACGCGTTTCTCCGGTTTAACACGAGTCTCCGGCAGCTACAGTGCGAGATCGAGGTGACACACAAGACGATCCACCGGCGCATCGAGCGCTTCGCCAGAGCGCTCGATGCGCCTTCCCTCGATCTCGTCGGGCCGGTCGAAATTGACGAAGTGTACGTATCTGCTGGAAAGAAAGGCCGCGAGCGCGACCAAGAGTCGCGCTCGCGTGGTCTCTCCACGCGTGGGCGCGGAACGTATGATGGCGACAAGCCACCCGTGTTTATTCTCGCTGATCGCGGGACGGGACAGCGGTACGTGATCCCGGCGAAAGCCGCTGACGAATCGACGATTCGACTCCTCTTGGCGGTCCGCCAAGAGGAGTCGCTGACCGTCTATACTGACGGCTTTCGAGCGTACGAGCCACTTGAAGAGGACGACGCATTCACTCGTGAATACGTCGTCCACAGTGACAGTGAATACGCCGACGAAGAGGTCCACGTTAATACCTGTGAGAGCCACGCGTCGCTGACGCGACGGTGGCTCTCGCCACATCGAGGTATCTCGAAAAATAAGCTAACACAGTATCTCAGGGCATTCCAACTCCGCCAAGAATTATATCGAAAGCCGGGAAGAGACGCACTCAAACACGCTATTCAAGCGACTCTCTGA